The following proteins come from a genomic window of Phaeodactylum tricornutum CCAP 1055/1 chromosome 19, whole genome shotgun sequence:
- a CDS encoding predicted protein, which yields MQVDEFGREIPAVFRRPDSPPPPPPSHHATHQGPPPPVLSSRSTHRDPYLPSVSNPPKSHRKAHPSTRYVDRPLLCEFVWKDQKKQDGDDSEEAYEDYRRKYCLNYVRSFFNKHLDDSWFRAKYSPAAKKHCKEQERERATAEAKAVSEAIQASLDSVVAGGDADATPSFVVQARLGQGHKEKSSAPQPLHSRKRRYSEEDTETNRSNTVPASHVLHLHTNPEQKYLTISEVPPHVNEDQILAALMDHCHMKDVKISDVRLFSSTPTFYTNSVHLQRQIFCVAASAVVDDIVTHLAQQGNEMSRPHRHVPRKDHEEAAKMWELDVDCRDPYGRLDYDHDGKGGAPEDGLAVPPRKSTVLVSNRILPRGTQTLSAAVSSKDRIPRDQEAAKTIARALDVACQIPEGLRLDDVLDRLALEQPEDVLDVSVAYLRRVHLFSFYNGCTQAECVGDVLAGKHAASTIHLRLENADSLLKDDEVPAPAMSTTDETSNGESIPAASKDLLVQRLDDSIAKALEDCSTWINAHGSAVDEVTEEAAAAIVEEEQKTRIDWLQNHSLDDDGRARCSFHFCHKLFKDDSFLHKHLLKKHREYLVAEQAKTHDKYMMRAWDEEPNRAVPDVQVDCGLKFGLQPSPVLGREPTCEDPEPLLWQQEEARRNREVALRQQRQQHAPHRPLPSMDRNSLDGDGSAFGGTGKPRPSSGFVDVDDMKETKVEMVFENVDVVASVASKKKKKKRKLL from the coding sequence CCGGATTCgcctccaccaccgccaccgtcgcATCATGCCACACATCAGGGCCCACCGCCTCCGGTGTTGAGTTCAAGGTCTACGCATCGCGATCCATACCTTCCGAGCGTAAGCAATCCACCAAAATCTCATCGCAAAGCACATCCATCAACGCGCTACGTTGACCGGCCTCTGCTTTGCGAGTTTGTCTGGAAAGATCAGAAAAAACAGGATGGCGACGACAGTGAAGAAGCCTACGAAGATTACCGGCGCAAGTATTGCTTGAACTACGTGCGCTCTTTCTTTAATAAGCACTTGGATGATTCTTGGTTTCGTGCAAAGTATTCTCCCGCCGCGAAAAAGCATTGCAAAGAGCAAGAGCGGGAACGAGCCACGGCGGAGGCCAAGGCCGTATCCGAGGCAATCCAAGCTAGTCTCGACAGTGTTGTCGCCGGTGGAGATGCCGACGCAACGCCGTCATTTGTGGTGCAAGCTCGTTTGGGGCAAGGACACAAGGAGAAATCGTCGGCGCCTCAACCTTTGCACTCGCGTAAACGTCGATATTCGGAAGAGGACACCGAAACGAATCGGAGCAATACAGTTCCTGCGTCCCACGTGCTTCATCTTCACACCAATCCGGAACAAAAGTACCTCACCATATCCGAAGTGCCACCGCATGTCAATGAAGACCAGATTTTAGCCGCACTCATGGATCATTGTCATATGAAGGATGTCAAAATTAGCGACGTTCGACTCTTCTCGTCAACGCCGACGTTTTACACGAATTCAGTTCATTTACAGCGACAAATATTTTGCGTCGCCGCTTCAGCTGTGGTTGACGACATTGTCACACACTTGGCGCAGCAAGGCAACGAAATGTCCCGTCCTCATCGTCACGTACCTCGGAAGGATCACGAAGAAGCAGCCAAAATGTGGGAGCTAGATGTGGATTGTCGAGATCCGTATGGTCGACTTGATTACGATCATGATGGCAAGGGCGGGGCTCCGGAGGACGGTTTGGCCGTGCCACCCCGCAAATCGACCGTACTCGTGTCGAATCGCATTTTACCAAGGGGTACCCAAACTTTGTCCGCAGCTGTATCTTCGAAAGATCGGATTCCCCGGGACCAGGAAGCTGCGAAAACAATAGCTCGTGCATTGGATGTGGCTTGTCAGATACCGGAAGGGTTACGATTGGACGACGTGTTGGATCGATTAGCGCTGGAACAACCGGAAGACGTTTTGGATGTTTCGGTGGCGTACTTACGACGGGTGCATTTGTTTTCTTTCTACAATGGCTGTACGCAGGCTGAGTGCGTTGGTGATGTCTTAGCGGGGAAGCATGCCGCAAGTACGATTCATCTGCGCCTCGAGAACGCGGATAGTTTGCTgaaagacgacgaagtaCCGGCCCCTGCAATGTCCACCACAGACGAAACTAGTAACGGTGAGAGCATCCCGGCGGCCTCGAAGGATCTCTTGGTCCAGCGACTCGATGACAGTATTGCCAAGGCTCTGGAAGACTGCAGCACTTGGATCAATGCTCACGGTTCGGCAGTCGATGAAGTTacggaagaagctgccgCCGCAATTGTCGAGGAGGAGCAAAAGACCCGTATCGATTGGTTACAAAACCATTCACTCGACGATGATGGTCGCGCCCGGTGCTCGTTCCACTTTTGTCACAAACTTTTTAAGGATGATTCCTTCCTGCACAAGCACTTGTTGAAGAAGCACCGCGAGTATTTGGTTGCTGAGCAAGCGAAGACCCACGACAAATACATGATGCGGGCGTGGGACGAGGAGCCAAATCGAGCCGTGCCGGACGTGCAGGTGGATTGTGGACTGAAGTTTGGTTTGCAACCTTCGCCCGTGTTGGGACGAGAGCCCACGTGCGAAGATCCGGAACCGCTGCTGTggcaacaggaagaagcgCGTCGTAATCGAGAAGTAGCTTTGCGGCagcaacgccaacaacaTGCCCCGCACCGACCCTTGCCATCGATGGATCGGAATTCACTCGATGGTGACGGAAGTGCGTTTGGTGGTACGGGTAAACCCAGACCGTCCAGTGGGTTTGTGGACGTGGATGACATGAAGGAGACCAAGGTAGAAATGGTGTTTGAGAATGTGGATGTGGTCGCGTCGGtagcttccaaaaagaaaaagaagaaacgtAAATTGCTATAA
- a CDS encoding predicted protein: FVINATIGNIISLSGSFFLSGPHAQLQKMWHETRRVATAVYLASLILTLLIAFGKPPGPNAFYLLVLMACQYVTITWYCLSYIPFARDAV; the protein is encoded by the coding sequence TTTGTTATCAACGCTACGATCGGCAACATTATCAGTTTGTCGGggtctttctttttgtcgggACCGCACGCGCAGTTGCAAAAAATGTGGCACGAAACGCGTCGCGTTGCCACGGCCGTCTACCTGGCGTCACTGATACTCACCCTGCTGATTGCCTTTGGCAAACCGCCGGGGCCTAACGCTTTTTATCTGCTGGTACTCATGGCGTGCCAATACGTGACCATTACGTGGTACTGCTTGAGCTACATTCCTTTTGCTAGGGATGCCGTG